The Alnus glutinosa chromosome 10, dhAlnGlut1.1, whole genome shotgun sequence DNA window TGTATGCTCGAAAGTGATaatcattttgtgaaaatgattctATTGGATGCCGTCTTTATAATTGAGCTCTTCTTAAAGGTTCAAGCCTACAAagtaagaaaaaatgaagatcAAGATTATATTCTACGGAAACCATGGCTGTTAACTGGTATAGCATATGACTTGATATTACTCGAGAATCAAGttcctttctttattcttgAGAAATTATTTATGTCCGCCTACAATATTGTTTCTCCCTGTTACAACCATGGCGGAGAGGATGCTCCCTTTGTTAAGCTCTCCCGCAATTTCTTTGAACCCTATGATAATGATAAGGAGTCCATCATCGACAAGGAAGTAAAACATTTCACAGATTTGCTAAGATACTTTTTATGTCCAAAACAAGACCTGAAGATGAAAGTACCAGACCtgaagatgaaacctcacaAAGATTGTCTGGATAATCATCCATCCAACAAAGAAAAAGGTCTGGATAATCGAATATGTGCCACAAAGCTTGAGGATGCAGGATTGAAATTCAAAGGTATATATCATAAACGCTTACTAGATATAGGATTCATTACGAATCCTTGCTTGAGAATATTTCCGTGCTTCAATTTGTCATGGCTCTTGGCTTGCTTACCATGCTTGAAAAAGATCTCATTACTGAAGCGTATGCGGCCTATCTTGGAAGTCCCAGTCTTTGTGATTAACGACTATACTGAAGTTATTTTCCGAAATCTCGTCGCTCTGGAGCAGTGTCATTACCCATCTAAAACTTACATCTGCAATTATACTGCGCTATTGGTCTTTCTAATCAACAGTGTAGAAGATGTGGATTTGCTCGTTGAGAAAAGGATCATTGATAACCGTATCGGTAGCAACAAAGCAGTGGCGGAACTAATTTCCAAACTTTGCGAAGTTTGCGTTGATATTGTGGGTACTCCTCAATCCTATTACTCCGATATAGATGAAGAAATTAGGACGTACAGTGACAGCCAATGGAACCGCCACATGGGAAACATTAAAAGAAAGTATTTCTCTGATTTTTGGAAAGGCGCTGCAACAATATTTGGAGCTTTTGTCTTGCT harbors:
- the LOC133879183 gene encoding UPF0481 protein At3g47200-like; the encoded protein is MEKKDSDSIICIGIDSDESDDLFAKINISSEQHPPEWPGCCIYRVHQKLRKINEKAYTPKLISIGPFHHSGNEFKDMEKHKVRYFEDFLKRTRKRKEDLLEIIKVEEEKISHCYSEKQISFCYSKDCMLESDNHFVKMILLDAVFIIELFLKVQAYKVRKNEDQDYILRKPWLLTGIAYDLILLENQVPFFILEKLFMSAYNIVSPCYNHGGEDAPFVKLSRNFFEPYDNDKESIIDKEVKHFTDLLRYFLCPKQDLKMKVPDLKMKPHKDCLDNHPSNKEKGLDNRICATKLEDAGLKFKGIYHKRLLDIGFITNPCLRIFPCFNLSWLLACLPCLKKISLLKRMRPILEVPVFVINDYTEVIFRNLVALEQCHYPSKTYICNYTALLVFLINSVEDVDLLVEKRIIDNRIGSNKAVAELISKLCEVCVDIVGTPQSYYSDIDEEIRTYSDSQWNRHMGNIKRKYFSDFWKGAATIFGAFVLLHQLWGWVRPFVMDK